One segment of Streptomyces sp. NA02950 DNA contains the following:
- a CDS encoding IclR family transcriptional regulator has translation MTNHPVPGPADPGDHAGSRASRDQDGPTARRGHGLRRDIDLLEALASDEAQNAGGLGVVRLAQLVGREKTQISRALQALAAEGIVERDPDTLEYRLGWRLYSLVARTSENRLVRMAEPVMHALSADLEETSHLCVLSDRDVLTLLSVSGHSFRVHGWEGRGVPAWQTSAGRVLLADATPDELYVRFGTTLELPVPELWALIQEAARRGYARVSEEFEAGLVGVSAPVRDFRGRVIAAINISAPKVRFGDRLDQAGRTTAVAAARVSALLGWEPRRPPSARTRLT, from the coding sequence GTGACGAACCATCCCGTTCCCGGCCCCGCCGACCCCGGGGACCACGCCGGTTCCCGCGCCTCCCGTGACCAGGACGGCCCCACCGCCCGGCGCGGCCACGGTCTGCGCCGGGACATCGACCTGCTGGAGGCGCTCGCGTCGGACGAGGCGCAGAACGCCGGCGGCCTCGGGGTCGTACGCCTCGCACAGCTGGTGGGCCGCGAGAAGACCCAGATCTCGCGGGCCCTCCAGGCCCTGGCCGCGGAGGGGATCGTCGAGCGGGACCCCGACACCCTGGAATACCGCCTGGGCTGGCGGCTCTACTCCCTTGTCGCACGGACCTCGGAGAACCGGCTGGTGCGCATGGCGGAGCCGGTCATGCACGCCCTGTCCGCCGACCTGGAGGAGACCAGCCATCTGTGCGTGCTGAGCGACCGCGATGTGCTCACCCTGCTCTCGGTTTCCGGGCACTCCTTCCGTGTCCACGGCTGGGAGGGACGTGGCGTGCCCGCTTGGCAGACCTCGGCGGGGCGGGTCCTGCTGGCCGACGCCACGCCGGACGAGCTGTACGTCCGGTTCGGCACCACCTTGGAGCTGCCGGTCCCCGAGCTGTGGGCGCTGATCCAGGAGGCCGCGCGGCGGGGATACGCGAGGGTGAGCGAGGAGTTCGAGGCCGGCCTGGTCGGCGTCTCGGCGCCGGTGCGCGACTTCCGGGGGCGTGTCATCGCGGCGATCAACATCTCGGCGCCGAAGGTCCGGTTCGGTGACCGCCTCGACCAGGCGGGCCGCACCACGGCCGTGGCGGCGGCCCGGGTTTCCGCGTTGCTGGGCTGGGAGCCGCGGCGGCCACCGTCGGCCCGGACACGGCTTACCTGA
- a CDS encoding NAD-dependent succinate-semialdehyde dehydrogenase — MNLVGIDTLAKAPLAEGDVLLAGRWRAAEGGRTFPVYDPATGELIREVSAAGPEDALSAIDAAESAAAGWRATPARRRSEILHHAFTLMRGHTETLARLIVAENGKAYRDAVAEVGYAAEFFRWFAEEAVRIGSSFGDAPGGGFRHVVRKHPVGVTAFVTPWNFPAAMATRKIAPALAAGCPVLLKPAPDTPLTALAVAALLTEAGLPDGLLNVLPTDRAPEVVSVWLGDERVRKFSFTGSTATGRALLGQAARNVVNVTMELGGNAPFIVCEDADIDAAVRGAMDAKMRGGGAVCIAANRFFVHQSVAAEFIEKFGAAMNAVRCGPGLEEDITLGPMANRTVVDKIRTLVDDAIARGARVAARGTVPEGPGFFHPATVLVDVPDDARIFHEEVFGPVAPITTFTDEDEMPARANATVHGLASYVYTRDVARGLRIAERLETGMVGLNRGLLSDPAAPFGGVKQSGLGREGGREGIEAFLETQYIALDWPTG; from the coding sequence ATGAACCTCGTCGGCATCGACACCCTCGCCAAGGCACCGCTCGCCGAAGGCGATGTCCTCCTCGCCGGCCGCTGGCGCGCGGCCGAGGGCGGACGGACGTTTCCCGTGTATGACCCGGCCACCGGCGAACTGATCCGCGAGGTGTCCGCGGCGGGGCCGGAGGACGCCCTGTCCGCGATCGACGCGGCCGAGTCGGCGGCCGCCGGGTGGCGCGCGACACCGGCCCGTCGCCGCTCAGAGATCCTGCACCACGCGTTCACACTGATGCGCGGGCACACCGAGACACTCGCCCGCCTGATCGTCGCGGAGAACGGCAAGGCCTACCGGGACGCCGTGGCCGAGGTCGGTTACGCGGCCGAGTTCTTCCGCTGGTTCGCCGAGGAGGCGGTCCGGATCGGCTCCTCGTTCGGTGACGCTCCCGGCGGTGGCTTTCGCCATGTCGTACGCAAGCATCCGGTCGGCGTCACCGCCTTCGTGACCCCGTGGAACTTCCCGGCGGCCATGGCCACCCGGAAGATCGCGCCGGCACTCGCGGCGGGCTGCCCCGTACTCCTCAAACCCGCCCCGGACACCCCGCTCACCGCCCTCGCGGTGGCCGCGCTGCTCACGGAGGCGGGGCTGCCCGACGGGTTGCTGAACGTCCTGCCGACCGACCGCGCACCCGAGGTGGTCTCGGTCTGGCTCGGCGATGAACGCGTACGCAAGTTCTCCTTCACCGGCTCCACCGCCACCGGCAGGGCGCTCCTCGGACAGGCCGCCCGCAACGTCGTCAACGTGACGATGGAACTGGGCGGCAACGCCCCCTTCATCGTCTGCGAGGACGCCGACATCGACGCGGCGGTGCGCGGTGCGATGGACGCCAAGATGCGCGGCGGTGGCGCGGTGTGCATCGCCGCCAACCGGTTCTTCGTCCACCAGTCCGTCGCGGCCGAGTTCATCGAGAAGTTCGGTGCGGCCATGAACGCCGTACGCTGCGGCCCCGGCCTGGAAGAGGACATCACGCTCGGCCCGATGGCCAACCGGACGGTCGTCGACAAGATCCGCACGCTGGTCGATGACGCGATCGCCCGCGGTGCGAGGGTCGCCGCGCGGGGCACGGTGCCCGAAGGGCCCGGATTCTTCCACCCGGCGACGGTCCTCGTCGATGTGCCCGACGACGCCCGCATCTTCCACGAAGAGGTCTTCGGACCCGTGGCACCGATCACCACCTTCACCGATGAGGACGAGATGCCGGCCCGAGCCAACGCGACCGTGCACGGCCTCGCCTCGTACGTCTACACACGCGATGTGGCCAGGGGGCTGCGCATCGCCGAACGGCTGGAGACCGGCATGGTCGGCCTGAACCGGGGCCTGCTGTCCGACCCGGCCGCGCCGTTCGGCGGAGTCAAGCAGTCGGGCCTCGGGCGGGAGGGCGGCCGCGAGGGCATCGAGGCGTTCCTGGAGACGCAGTACATCGCCCTCGACTGGCCCACCGGCTGA
- a CDS encoding MFS transporter has product MATTPATDHHLPGTPPTPSTATERERRRLHTKLKLATQIGQGIDGYIIGGTGMAMGALTTDLHLSALAQGLVGASPLIGIFVGGPLFGRLADRLGRRPVFLVDMMIFLIGSVLQFFVTDGTQLFLIRLLMGVAIGGEYAIGAPLLSEYAPRQGRGRLLASLEISWYLGYALATVVGALFEPVDGGWRWSLASSAVIALVCVALRGGIPESARWLLSKGRRDEAEALIEKYGIEVDVVAELEERDAAQREGFRALFSPRHVRSTVFASVFWAALVLPYFAIGTFWTQVFEALHMGDNAVAALLVYSFTAVLGVAAGCLAVDRIGRRKLLIPPFWITAGCLAVVAVWPSSTPVIVGGFLFFIFLNAASSALTAVYPLEVFPTSLRTTGVGFATAMSRVGAAIGTFLLPMGLDRFGAEFVLLIGAGVLAAGGLVSHFLAPETTDMDLARAARKARRGTA; this is encoded by the coding sequence ATGGCAACGACGCCTGCGACCGACCACCACCTGCCCGGCACACCCCCGACCCCGTCCACCGCCACCGAGCGCGAGCGCCGGCGACTGCACACCAAGCTGAAGCTGGCCACCCAGATAGGCCAGGGCATCGACGGCTACATCATCGGTGGCACCGGCATGGCCATGGGCGCGCTCACCACCGACCTCCATCTCTCCGCCCTGGCGCAGGGACTGGTCGGTGCCTCGCCACTCATCGGCATTTTTGTCGGAGGACCGCTCTTCGGGCGACTGGCCGACCGGCTCGGGCGCCGACCGGTGTTCCTCGTCGACATGATGATCTTCCTCATCGGCTCGGTCCTCCAGTTCTTCGTCACGGACGGCACGCAGCTGTTCCTGATCCGGCTGCTGATGGGCGTGGCGATCGGCGGGGAGTACGCCATCGGCGCACCGCTGCTGTCCGAGTACGCGCCCCGGCAGGGCCGCGGACGGCTGCTGGCCAGCCTGGAGATCAGCTGGTACCTGGGATACGCACTGGCAACCGTGGTCGGGGCGCTGTTCGAGCCCGTCGACGGCGGCTGGCGCTGGTCCCTGGCGAGCAGCGCGGTGATCGCCCTGGTGTGTGTGGCGCTGCGCGGCGGCATCCCGGAGTCGGCGCGCTGGCTGCTGAGCAAGGGCCGCCGGGACGAGGCCGAGGCACTGATCGAGAAGTACGGCATCGAGGTGGACGTCGTCGCCGAGCTCGAGGAGCGCGATGCGGCCCAACGCGAGGGTTTCCGGGCGCTGTTCAGCCCTCGGCATGTGCGCAGCACGGTGTTCGCAAGCGTTTTCTGGGCCGCCCTCGTTCTGCCGTACTTCGCCATCGGCACCTTCTGGACCCAGGTCTTCGAGGCTCTTCACATGGGTGACAACGCGGTCGCTGCCCTGCTCGTCTACTCGTTCACAGCCGTGCTCGGCGTCGCGGCGGGCTGCCTCGCCGTGGACCGCATAGGCCGCCGCAAGCTGCTGATCCCGCCGTTCTGGATCACGGCCGGATGTCTGGCCGTGGTGGCGGTGTGGCCGTCGTCCACCCCCGTCATCGTGGGCGGATTCCTGTTCTTCATCTTCCTGAACGCCGCCTCCAGCGCGCTGACCGCTGTCTATCCGCTGGAGGTGTTCCCCACCTCGCTGCGCACCACGGGCGTCGGCTTCGCGACCGCGATGAGCCGGGTCGGCGCGGCCATCGGCACGTTCCTCCTGCCCATGGGACTCGACCGCTTCGGTGCGGAGTTCGTGCTCCTCATCGGAGCGGGCGTGCTGGCGGCCGGCGGCCTGGTGTCACACTTCCTGGCGCCGGAGACCACCGACATGGACCTGGCCAGGGCGGCGCGCAAGGCGCGTCGGGGCACGGCTTAG
- a CDS encoding epoxide hydrolase family protein — MTGPSGDIVPFQISIPEATATDVRDRLRRTRWPEPETVGDWSQGTQLTYIRELCRYWLEEYDWHAAEARLNRFPQFTTEIDGLPIHFIHIRSPHPDAVPLLITHGWPSSVAEFHKVVQPLADPVAFGGSAADAFHVVCPSLPGFGFSGKPSQTGWGTERIADAWDQLMSRLGYPRYGAQGGDWGARITMTLGRRHPENVIGIHLNMVPFPEPESTDDLTEAERSALDRLARHRAQGSAYAAVHATRPQSIGYGLTDSPAALAAWITEKFQAWSDCDGDPGTVFTNDELLDNIMMYWIPATGASAARLYWESFATASGYEGPVPVPAGCSVFPADYYQPSRRLAQPQFPGLRHWNELDKGGHFAALEQPATFVSEVRTAFRVFR; from the coding sequence ATGACCGGACCGTCCGGGGACATCGTCCCGTTCCAGATCAGCATCCCGGAAGCCACCGCGACTGACGTGCGGGACCGGCTGCGCCGGACCCGATGGCCCGAGCCTGAGACCGTCGGCGACTGGTCGCAGGGCACACAGCTGACGTATATCCGCGAGTTGTGCCGGTACTGGCTGGAGGAATACGACTGGCACGCGGCGGAAGCACGGCTGAACCGGTTCCCGCAGTTCACGACCGAGATCGACGGGCTGCCCATCCACTTCATCCATATCCGCTCACCGCACCCGGACGCGGTCCCGCTGCTGATCACGCACGGCTGGCCCAGCTCGGTCGCCGAATTCCACAAGGTCGTCCAACCGCTCGCCGATCCCGTCGCGTTCGGCGGCAGCGCGGCCGATGCCTTCCACGTCGTATGCCCGTCCCTGCCGGGATTCGGGTTCAGCGGCAAGCCGTCCCAGACCGGATGGGGCACCGAACGGATCGCTGACGCATGGGATCAGCTGATGAGCAGGCTCGGCTACCCGCGCTACGGTGCCCAAGGCGGTGACTGGGGTGCCCGGATAACGATGACGCTCGGCAGGCGGCACCCGGAGAACGTCATCGGCATTCATCTGAACATGGTCCCGTTCCCCGAGCCGGAGAGCACCGACGACCTCACCGAGGCGGAGCGTTCGGCACTGGACAGGCTCGCCCGGCACCGCGCCCAGGGGTCGGCATACGCCGCCGTGCACGCGACCCGCCCGCAGAGCATCGGCTACGGCCTGACCGACTCGCCCGCCGCGCTCGCCGCTTGGATCACCGAGAAGTTCCAGGCCTGGAGCGACTGTGACGGCGACCCCGGCACCGTCTTCACGAACGATGAGCTCCTCGACAACATCATGATGTACTGGATCCCCGCCACCGGGGCGTCAGCCGCCCGCCTCTACTGGGAGAGCTTCGCCACCGCCAGCGGCTACGAGGGGCCTGTCCCGGTGCCGGCCGGATGCTCCGTCTTCCCGGCGGACTACTACCAGCCGTCTCGCCGTTTGGCCCAGCCCCAATTCCCCGGCCTGCGGCACTGGAACGAACTCGACAAGGGCGGGCACTTCGCCGCCCTTGAACAGCCGGCCACGTTCGTCAGTGAGGTCCGCACCGCTTTCCGGGTGTTCCGCTGA
- a CDS encoding MFS transporter, whose product MTAHNTESPAVTQTGIRRWRILAIASAAQFLAILDLFAVSVAFPALERTFHGTSLAEVSWVLNAYTIVLAAMLVPAGRLADDIGRKPAFLLGMTLFGVASLGCAVAPVLPALVAARIVQAVAAAILIPTSLGLALPAFPPREHPKVMGIWTAVAAAGAGSGPVAGGLLLAAGWRWIFLINIPVVAVAVLAGRRELPASPRGVRKRLDLPGAALVLATVAGLTTVFTQASVWGYGSEAILGCTVATVLLGALTVHHLRRTPDPVVSFELFRHRLFTVAVSGVFLYYLAFAAMILAATLFLTGRWHYSVVTAALAIAPMPASTMATAPLSGRIVTRFGARASAVLGGLTLAAGCGWWALTATDRPEYLVVFLPGAVLAGVSTALLQPPLFGSAATLPSNRISLASGVLMMSRQISSALGVAILTAILGHQALHGFRLAWLAMCAAALASAAASTWFRDNPGQR is encoded by the coding sequence GTGACAGCTCACAACACCGAGTCTCCTGCCGTCACTCAGACCGGCATCCGGCGGTGGCGGATCCTGGCGATCGCGTCGGCCGCGCAGTTCCTCGCCATCCTGGACCTGTTCGCGGTCAGCGTCGCTTTCCCCGCACTGGAGAGAACGTTCCACGGCACCAGCCTGGCCGAGGTGTCCTGGGTGCTCAACGCCTACACGATCGTGCTCGCGGCCATGCTGGTGCCGGCGGGGAGACTGGCCGACGACATCGGCCGCAAGCCCGCGTTCCTGCTGGGGATGACCTTGTTCGGGGTGGCTTCGCTGGGCTGCGCCGTTGCCCCGGTGCTGCCCGCGCTGGTGGCGGCGCGGATCGTGCAGGCCGTGGCGGCCGCGATCCTCATTCCGACCTCTCTCGGCCTCGCGCTTCCCGCGTTCCCCCCGCGTGAACATCCCAAGGTGATGGGCATCTGGACCGCGGTCGCCGCGGCCGGCGCCGGAAGCGGCCCCGTGGCCGGGGGGTTGCTGCTGGCCGCCGGGTGGCGATGGATCTTCCTGATCAACATTCCCGTTGTGGCGGTCGCGGTGCTGGCCGGACGCCGTGAACTCCCGGCGTCCCCGCGGGGCGTCCGCAAGCGCCTGGATCTACCGGGGGCCGCGCTGGTGCTGGCCACCGTGGCGGGCCTGACGACCGTGTTCACGCAGGCTTCGGTCTGGGGATACGGCTCCGAGGCCATCCTCGGATGCACGGTGGCGACCGTCCTGCTGGGGGCGCTGACCGTGCACCACCTTCGCCGGACCCCCGATCCGGTGGTCAGCTTCGAGCTCTTCCGGCACCGGCTGTTCACCGTCGCCGTCAGCGGCGTGTTCCTGTACTACCTGGCGTTCGCCGCGATGATCCTGGCGGCCACGCTGTTCCTCACCGGCCGCTGGCACTACTCCGTCGTGACCGCGGCACTGGCCATCGCCCCGATGCCTGCCAGCACCATGGCGACGGCACCACTGTCCGGCCGTATCGTGACACGCTTCGGCGCCCGGGCCTCGGCGGTGCTGGGCGGACTGACCCTCGCGGCAGGCTGCGGCTGGTGGGCGCTGACCGCGACGGACCGGCCGGAGTACCTCGTCGTGTTCCTGCCCGGCGCGGTACTCGCCGGTGTCAGCACCGCGCTGTTGCAGCCGCCGCTGTTCGGTTCGGCGGCCACCCTGCCGTCGAACCGGATCTCGCTCGCCAGCGGGGTTCTCATGATGTCCCGTCAGATCTCATCGGCCCTCGGCGTAGCGATCCTCACCGCGATCCTCGGGCACCAGGCGCTCCACGGCTTCCGCCTCGCCTGGCTGGCCATGTGCGCGGCCGCACTGGCGTCAGCGGCTGCCAGCACCTGGTTCCGCGACAACCCCGGACAGAGGTGA
- a CDS encoding GlxA family transcriptional regulator gives MTKVPGTLAVLLLDQQAAIEVAIACQAFGTPPGSHPAGWYDMRLCGAEDAGALVPLRAWFDHAGPAGVFELRATHGLDDLVTADTVLVPGTGDVHGDPPAPVLDAVRAARTRGARMVSLCSGAFVLAAAGILDGRTATSHWTHAPILASRFPDVKVDPNILYTNDSDVLTSAGLMAGIDLCLHLIREDVGAGAANAIARRMIVPPHRAGGQAQYVESPMSAARSGTGLGEVLEWAMARLDQPIGVGDIAARAGVSGRTLIRRFQAELGTTPSRWLLVQRLGRARELLERTGLPVDLVAERSGLGTAPNLRAHFARQLGLSPTEYRRDHSPSLPAEVITRADRGR, from the coding sequence ATGACCAAGGTTCCGGGCACTCTGGCGGTGCTGCTCCTGGATCAGCAGGCCGCGATCGAGGTCGCGATCGCGTGCCAGGCCTTCGGCACCCCGCCGGGCAGCCACCCGGCCGGTTGGTACGACATGCGGCTGTGCGGCGCTGAGGACGCAGGGGCCCTGGTACCGCTGCGCGCCTGGTTCGATCACGCCGGGCCGGCCGGCGTCTTCGAGCTGCGCGCCACCCACGGGCTCGATGACCTGGTGACCGCGGATACGGTTCTGGTCCCCGGGACGGGAGACGTACACGGTGATCCGCCGGCCCCGGTGCTGGACGCGGTCCGCGCCGCCCGCACGCGGGGCGCCAGGATGGTTTCGCTGTGCTCGGGCGCCTTCGTGCTCGCCGCGGCCGGGATTCTCGACGGCCGGACGGCCACCAGCCACTGGACGCACGCGCCCATCCTGGCCAGCCGGTTCCCGGACGTGAAGGTGGATCCGAACATCCTCTACACCAACGATTCCGACGTGCTCACCAGCGCCGGCCTCATGGCCGGGATCGACCTGTGCCTTCACCTCATCCGTGAGGATGTCGGAGCCGGGGCCGCGAACGCCATCGCGCGCAGGATGATCGTCCCGCCGCATCGCGCCGGCGGCCAGGCTCAGTACGTGGAATCGCCGATGTCCGCGGCGCGGAGCGGCACCGGCCTGGGAGAAGTGCTGGAGTGGGCAATGGCTCGGCTGGATCAGCCGATCGGCGTCGGGGACATCGCCGCCAGGGCGGGAGTGTCCGGCCGTACCCTGATCCGCCGGTTCCAGGCCGAGCTGGGCACCACTCCCAGCCGCTGGCTCCTCGTCCAGCGGCTGGGCCGGGCGCGAGAGTTGCTGGAGCGTACTGGCCTGCCGGTCGATCTCGTCGCCGAGCGAAGTGGCCTGGGCACCGCGCCCAACCTCCGCGCCCATTTCGCCCGCCAGTTAGGGCTGTCTCCCACCGAGTACCGGCGTGATCACAGCCCTTCCCTCCCGGCGGAGGTGATCACCCGGGCAGACCGGGGACGATGA
- a CDS encoding thioesterase II family protein yields the protein MGQRSLRKPSPWLHHIVSGAQPGEACLVCVPPAGGAAGAYWTWTQWLPPHIDLLLVQPPGREDRYAEPPEWTLDQLRQEFAHALAALPEVPYYVLGHSMGGLVGTHIATWLAPDRELRRLIVSSYRPHPSESRFSRVFPGGKIDKIDLAQFAELSGIGVEEWRNLPAEFQEPLTRRWYADLALSAELPVPSEPVLDCPVTAWLGDRDFMTADEMTAWSRLTSGTCEVQSWPGGHDYLFARPTPVRERLVELIVPGLPG from the coding sequence ATGGGTCAGAGGTCACTCAGGAAGCCATCGCCGTGGCTGCATCACATAGTCTCCGGCGCACAGCCCGGCGAGGCCTGTCTGGTGTGCGTTCCGCCGGCCGGCGGCGCCGCCGGCGCGTATTGGACATGGACGCAATGGCTGCCGCCCCACATAGACCTGCTCCTCGTGCAGCCGCCCGGCCGGGAAGACCGCTACGCGGAGCCGCCGGAATGGACACTGGATCAACTGCGCCAGGAGTTCGCGCACGCGCTGGCCGCCCTGCCGGAAGTGCCGTATTACGTACTGGGCCACAGCATGGGCGGCCTGGTGGGTACTCATATCGCGACCTGGCTGGCGCCCGACAGGGAGCTGCGGCGGCTGATCGTCAGCTCGTACCGGCCACATCCGAGCGAGAGCCGCTTCTCCCGCGTGTTTCCCGGCGGAAAGATCGACAAGATCGACCTGGCACAGTTTGCCGAACTGAGCGGGATCGGCGTTGAAGAATGGCGGAACCTCCCCGCGGAGTTCCAGGAACCGCTGACGCGGCGCTGGTACGCGGACCTGGCGTTGTCCGCGGAGTTGCCCGTCCCTTCGGAACCGGTCCTGGACTGCCCGGTGACCGCATGGCTCGGCGACCGCGATTTCATGACCGCTGACGAGATGACGGCCTGGTCGAGACTCACCTCGGGTACCTGCGAGGTTCAATCCTGGCCGGGAGGCCATGACTACCTCTTCGCCCGGCCAACGCCGGTGAGGGAGCGGCTTGTCGAGCTCATCGTCCCCGGTCTGCCCGGGTGA
- a CDS encoding acyl-CoA dehydrogenase family protein has product MHPENHSPISSPEEALRAFREFARTTLLGHDEEFDSGAEPPLELYRPLHKQGLLNWWLPTEYGGAGLGLADSVDIVSELAYADAGSAFTLLISVLSSSMVSLYGSPELKEEFLTAMTRDGGYSAALGSEREAGSELINLTTTLTRRGDHVVLNGEKMFSTNSGFADYLIVFAKSAGEREKGASYHAVLVPRGTPGARVVKRWDMIGLRSAGTYQVSFTDCAVPSGNVLNGPGLKIIEVGLNSSRILIGAIALGVARRIRDICLDYAITKPLGGHKLIENAVFASKIGQMEMQIEVMRNQCLAAAREYDDVMAMPDPPAEFLRRGALRSALTTKMFCGQTGWQIATVGSEMFGGLGYTTDLPISKYLRDIRAVTIVEAGDDVLRELVFRRFVLPPNRRI; this is encoded by the coding sequence ATGCATCCTGAGAACCACTCGCCGATATCGTCGCCGGAAGAGGCGCTGCGGGCATTCCGTGAGTTCGCCAGGACCACTCTTCTCGGGCACGACGAGGAGTTCGATTCGGGCGCCGAGCCGCCCTTGGAGCTCTACCGGCCGCTGCACAAGCAGGGGCTGCTGAACTGGTGGCTTCCCACGGAGTACGGGGGCGCGGGCCTCGGCCTGGCCGACAGCGTCGACATCGTGTCGGAGCTCGCCTACGCCGACGCGGGATCGGCCTTCACACTCCTGATCTCCGTCCTCAGCAGCTCCATGGTTTCGCTGTACGGATCGCCCGAGCTGAAGGAGGAGTTCCTCACGGCGATGACGCGTGACGGCGGCTACTCGGCCGCCCTGGGCAGCGAGCGGGAGGCCGGCAGCGAGCTGATCAACCTCACCACCACCCTGACCAGACGCGGCGATCACGTAGTGCTCAACGGCGAGAAGATGTTCTCGACCAACTCCGGCTTCGCCGACTACCTCATCGTGTTCGCCAAGTCCGCCGGGGAAAGGGAAAAGGGCGCCTCCTACCATGCGGTCCTGGTGCCCCGCGGCACCCCGGGCGCCCGCGTGGTCAAACGATGGGACATGATCGGTCTCCGGTCGGCGGGCACCTACCAGGTGTCGTTCACCGACTGCGCCGTGCCGAGCGGCAATGTCCTGAACGGTCCCGGACTCAAGATCATCGAGGTCGGCCTCAATTCCAGCAGGATCCTGATCGGGGCCATCGCGCTCGGCGTGGCCAGGAGAATCCGCGATATCTGTCTGGACTACGCGATCACAAAACCGCTGGGCGGCCACAAGCTCATCGAGAACGCCGTTTTCGCGAGCAAGATCGGACAGATGGAGATGCAGATCGAGGTGATGCGCAACCAGTGCCTCGCGGCCGCGCGTGAGTACGACGACGTGATGGCGATGCCCGACCCGCCGGCCGAATTCCTCCGACGCGGCGCGCTGCGGTCCGCGTTGACCACCAAGATGTTCTGTGGTCAGACCGGCTGGCAGATCGCCACCGTGGGGTCGGAGATGTTCGGCGGCCTGGGCTATACGACGGACCTGCCCATATCCAAATACCTCCGGGACATCAGGGCGGTGACCATCGTCGAGGCCGGGGACGACGTGCTGCGTGAACTCGTCTTCCGGCGGTTCGTACTCCCTCCCAATCGTCGGATCTGA
- a CDS encoding DUF3291 domain-containing protein, whose translation MSGDYHLAQANILYAVDSLKSETLADFHELALSVDALARKAPGFVFRLESLFDLPEDPYMVNVSVWETLESLRDFTYRGEHADSLRIRRKWFKPPRGAPSVLWWLPAGSLPDVEESMARLGMLNAKGPTPEAFTFRRFFPPPVF comes from the coding sequence ATGAGCGGCGACTATCACCTCGCCCAGGCGAACATCCTCTACGCGGTCGACTCGCTGAAGTCGGAGACCCTCGCCGACTTCCATGAGCTGGCCCTGAGCGTCGACGCCCTGGCCCGTAAGGCGCCGGGGTTCGTCTTCCGACTTGAATCCCTGTTCGATCTCCCCGAGGACCCGTACATGGTGAACGTCTCGGTATGGGAGACCCTGGAATCGCTTCGGGACTTCACCTACCGGGGCGAGCACGCCGACTCCCTCCGGATACGACGGAAATGGTTCAAGCCGCCGCGCGGCGCTCCGTCGGTCCTGTGGTGGCTGCCCGCGGGCAGCCTCCCCGACGTCGAGGAGAGCATGGCCCGGCTCGGGATGCTCAACGCCAAGGGACCGACCCCGGAAGCCTTCACGTTCCGGCGCTTTTTCCCGCCGCCCGTGTTCTGA